Part of the Limihaloglobus sulfuriphilus genome is shown below.
TAGAGATACAAAAAACCAGAAGTTGCTCCAATGGTCAGATTTGAATATCCACATGATCGCGGAGCACGGATTTTTCGAGGGCAGGGGCTCAACGTTTAGGTTGGAACCTGATGAGCTGGCAGATGTGATATTTTGAAAGTCTGCCGTTTTGTGGGAGACTGGATAACCCTGAATGTTTTTTTTAGTCCAAGTTTCAGCTTGTTCTTAGAAAACGCACTAAAGTGCGAACTCTTGCGTGGTGCGGATATTCCTTATCCGCTAATTATTCAAACAAATTTTTAATCAAAGCAGATCACTTACAATCATATCAGCCACAGTATCGCTTGTGTTGACTGCCGCCATTGGGCGGACGATCTCCAGCAATTCATGGTTTATCTGTTTCATGTCTTCAGGTTTTTTGAGCAGGTTTTCAGCCGCGGAGATTATCGGGTCAACCGAAGTAAAATACGGCATAAACTCTGGTACAAGCTTCCTGCCGGCAAGGATGTTGACAAGCGAAAGGTGCTTTATCCTTATCAGCCATCGCCCTACAATGTGCCACAAAATTCGGTTCGACTGATACATCACAACCATTGGGCAGCCCGACGCGGCGACCTGAAGCGTAGCGCTGCCGCTGGCGACAAACGCCAGGTCAGCATTTCTGCACTGCTTAAAAAGGTCACCCGTACTGAACTCGCATTCGAGCCCGTCAATGCGCGAAGCCTTGAGTTTGTCCAGTTTTTCCGTGTCGCAGGCAACCGCGTGTACCGAGATGTCAGGGAAGCTGCCGCGAAGATGCTTTGCTATTGTCTGCATCGGCTGCCAGAGGTGTTCGATCTCGGCATCACGTGAGCCGGGCAGCAGCACAATCCTTGCTTTATCGGCTGAGAAATTTCCATAATCCCGCCGCATGGAATCGACGTTGAGATCCATATCGTCAAAGAGCGGATTTCCCACAAACCGGCAGTTTATGCCGCG
Proteins encoded:
- the lpxB gene encoding lipid-A-disaccharide synthase, with amino-acid sequence MSNRHDTIFLSAGEASGDAHCANLIRSLRAREPHLRFVGIGGDRMAEAGCELLANTVKNAAMIYNAFKQIGYYRRLLKDVKEYFRGSEISKIVVCDSPAFNFHVAKLAKRFDIPTFFYVAPQLWAWAPWRIHKLRRCCDTLACILPFEQQWFRSRGINCRFVGNPLFDDMDLNVDSMRRDYGNFSADKARIVLLPGSRDAEIEHLWQPMQTIAKHLRGSFPDISVHAVACDTEKLDKLKASRIDGLECEFSTGDLFKQCRNADLAFVASGSATLQVAASGCPMVVMYQSNRILWHIVGRWLIRIKHLSLVNILAGRKLVPEFMPYFTSVDPIISAAENLLKKPEDMKQINHELLEIVRPMAAVNTSDTVADMIVSDLL